The stretch of DNA GCCCAGGCCACGCCGTAAATGATCGCGCCGGCGAGGAACAGCCAGGAATACCAGCGCATGGCAAGGCGTGAACGAAACGTGGGTTTTACGGATGGGAGAGGCACGGCCATTACGCTTTCCAGAAAGTCAGCTTTAGGGGATAGCACAGGATCACAAGGTCCGCGCGCAGGAGGCTGAGGATTATCCGGATGGGGTGTGAAAAAAATGCAAAAACCCGATTGGGTGGCAGTACACAGATCAAATGTGGGAGCGGGCTTGCTCGCGAATGCGGAGTATCAGTCACTGAATCTGTCACTGATACACCGCTTTCGCGAGCAAGCCCGCTCCCACATTTTTGACCGCGTTTTGCCCGGGTCTTAGCGAACGCTGCTTTCGAAGCGGCTCACACCCGGCAATTCCAGCACCAGCTCGTCACCCACATTCAGCGGGCCCACGCCTGCCGGCGTACCGGTGAGGATCACATCCCCGGCCTGCAACGAGAAGCAGCCGGCCATGTACTGGATCATCGGGATGATCGGGTTGAGCATGATCGCGCTGTTGCCGTCCTGGCGCACTTCGCCGTTGATGGTCAGGCGGATGCCGATATCCGTCACATCCGGGAAAGTGCTGCCGACCACGAACGGGGCAATCACCGCCGCACCGTCAAACGACTTGGCGATTTCCCACGGCAGGCCCTTGGCTTTCAGCTCGGCCTGTTTGTCCCGCAGGGTCAGGTCCAGGGCCGGGGCGAAGCCGGAGATGGCGTCCAGCACTTCCTCGCGGCTCGGTTTGGCCGACAACGGCTTGCCGATCAACACCGCGATTTCCGCCTCGTAATGCACCGAACCGCGCTCGGTAGGGATGGCAAAACCGCCTTCCAGTGCCACTACGCAACTGCCGGGCTTGATAAACAGCAGCGGCTCGGTCGGTACCGGGTTATCCAGTTCCTTGGCGTGTTCGGCGTAGTTACGCCCGATGCACACCACCTTCCCCAGGGGAAAGTGAATATTGGTGCCGTCGACATACTTGTGCTGGTAGCTCATGGACCGACTCCTTCAGGGACTGTTAAACAGCGAAA from Pseudomonas sp. NC02 encodes:
- a CDS encoding fumarylacetoacetate hydrolase family protein; amino-acid sequence: MSYQHKYVDGTNIHFPLGKVVCIGRNYAEHAKELDNPVPTEPLLFIKPGSCVVALEGGFAIPTERGSVHYEAEIAVLIGKPLSAKPSREEVLDAISGFAPALDLTLRDKQAELKAKGLPWEIAKSFDGAAVIAPFVVGSTFPDVTDIGIRLTINGEVRQDGNSAIMLNPIIPMIQYMAGCFSLQAGDVILTGTPAGVGPLNVGDELVLELPGVSRFESSVR